The following coding sequences lie in one Sorex araneus isolate mSorAra2 chromosome 4, mSorAra2.pri, whole genome shotgun sequence genomic window:
- the IL21R gene encoding interleukin-21 receptor, with protein MRRGWAVPLLLLTVQAAPCVLGSPQTQDMDSSGSGCPSLDCYTDYLQTVTCLLETGPIHPDVLTLTWEDPNGELEDEVTSCSLRATAHSTTHTRYVCHMDVFRFLPDDSFSVTVTGSWNTCEWGRFMLAERIQPLPPVNLSMAFSGSYTVSWSCPCDSAPWPAPLRDQLQFELLYSIRGDPGEPRRKLVSVNARNVSLLPLEFRPGSSYELRVRAGPLPGSFFSGTWSEWSAPTTFHTLPAGGPGLRGDLRLCLILLFVVPVLVFLGLKFFRPWRLTKAVPSPEHFFLSLYKAHGGDFKKWVGTPFTASSLELDPWSQGPPSSLEPYSSCLGAGKGAEAAAPPPEPEEPDGARVDAHSPERDRPYGLVSIDTVTVVDAEGPWACARAEDGYPALRLDTGPAVRPLDAAVLACGCVSDEAPARPGVALDSLLGRLKMAPWAEAGSPPASPDTDTLDSGFAGSDCGSPVDGPQAEGAPRSYLRQWVLLDPPAGE; from the exons ATGCGTCGAGGCTGGGCCGTCCCCCTGCTCCTGCTGACCGTCCAGGCTG CGCCCTGTGTCCTTGGCAGCCCTCAAACCCAGGACATGGACTCTTCAG GCTCAGGATGCCCCAGCCTTGACTGCTACACAGATTACCTCCAGACGGTCACCTGCCTCCTGGAAACGGGTCCCATCCACCCAGACGTGCTCACCCTCACCTG GGAAGACCCGAACGGAGAACTGGAGGACGAAGTCACCTCCTGCAGCCTGCGGGCCACCGCCCACAGCACCACGCACACGCGGTACGTGTGCCACATGGACGTGTTCCGCTTCCTGCCTGACGACTCCTTCAGCGTCACCGTGACGGGCTCCTGGAACACGTGTGAATGGGGCCGCTTCATGCTGGCCGAGAGAA TCCAGCCTCTGCCCCCGGTCAACTTGAGCATGGCCTTCTCCGGCAGCTACACGGTGTCCTGGAGCTGCCCCTGTGACTCGGCGCCCTGGCCCGCCCCCCTCAGGGACCAGCTGCAGTTTGAGCTGCTCTACAGCATCCGGGGGGACCCGGGG GAGCCCAGGAGGAAGCTGGTGTCGGTGAACGCCAGGAacgtctccctcctgcccctggagTTCCGCCCGGGCTCCAGCTACGAGCTGCGGGTGCGGGCAGGGCCCCTGCCCGGCTCCTTCTTCTCCGGGACCTGGAGCGAGTGGAGCGCGCCCACCACCTTCCACACCCTGCCCGCAG GGGGACCCGGCCTGCGGGGGGATCTGCGGCTGTGCCTCATCCTCCTCTTCGTCGTGCCCGTCCTGGTCTTTTTGGGCCTGAAGTTCTTCCGGCCTTGGAG GCTGACCAAGGCCGTGCCCAGCCCGGAGCACTTCTTCCTGTCCCTGTACAAGGCGCACGGCGGGGACTTCAAG aaatGGGTGGGCACCCCCTTCACTGCGTCCAGCCTGGAGCTGGACCCCTGGAGCCAGGGGCCGCCGTCATCGCTGGAGCCCTACAGCAGCTGCCTGGGGGCCGGCAAGGGCGCAGAGGCCGCGGCGCCGCCCCCCGAGCCCGAGGAGCCGGACGGGGCGCGCGTGGACGCCCACAGCCCCGAGCGCGACCGGCCCTACGGGCTGGTGTCCATCGACACGGTGACCGTGGTGGACGccgaggggccctgggcctgCGCGCGCGCGGAGGACGGCTACCCCGCGCTGCGCCTGGACACGGGCCCCGCGGTACGGCCGCTGGACGCCGCCGTCCTGGCCTGCGGCTGCGTATCGGACGAGGCCCCCGCCCGGCCGGGGGTCGCGCTGGACAGCCTCCTGGGCCGCCTGAAGATGGCCCCGTGGGCCGAGGCGGGCTCCCCGCCGGCCAGCCCGGACACGGACACGCTGGACAGCGGCTTCGCGGGCTCCGACTGCGGCAGCCCCGTGGACGGGCCGCAGGCCGAGGGCGCCCCCCGCAGCTACCTGCGCCAGTGGGTGCTGCTGGACCCCCCGGCCGGCGAGTGA